One Sylvia atricapilla isolate bSylAtr1 chromosome 24, bSylAtr1.pri, whole genome shotgun sequence genomic window carries:
- the SELENON gene encoding selenoprotein N — translation MAAPPAAPGPGPAAPRLALPLALLAALAALKYYRDTEAARQQELALKSLGNEGLFLFSSLDTNKDLYLSPEEFKPIAEKLTGVAPDSESEEEEAPDPDGETLSIVAKFQPLVMETMTKSKDGFLGISHVALSGLRNWTAPAAPMSVLLARQFKAFLPPKNNLDLGDPWWIIPSELNIFTGYLSNNRFYPPPPKGKEVIIHKLLSMFHPRPFVKTRFAPQGAVACIQASSSFYYTIAFRIHAEFQLNEPPNFPFWFSPGQFTGYIVLSKDSSHVRDFRLFVPNNRSLNVDMEWLYGASESSNMEVDIGYLPQMELESTGPSVPTVIHDENGNVIDSREPSGEPIQFVFEDITWQQEIPWQEAAHRLEVAMYPFKKVSYLPFTEAFERAQAEKKLVHSILLWGALDDQSCUGSGRTLRETVLESSPILALLNESFISSWSLVKELEELQSNRENEFYSKLAELHLEKYNFPVEMIICLPNGTVVHHINANYFLDVTSMKPEDVESSIFSFSTNFEDPSTATYLQFLKEGLHRAKPYLQP, via the exons ATGGCGGCTCcgccggcggccccggggcccggcccggccgctccgCGCCTGGCGCTGCCGCTGGCGCTGCTGGCCGCGCTGGCCGCCCTCAAGTACTACCGGGACACGGAGGCGGCAAGGCAGCAG GAGCTGGCTCTGAAGTCCTTGGGGAACGAGGGGCtgttcctcttctcctccctggaCACAAACAAGGACCTGTACCTGAGCCCGGAGGAGTTCAAACCCATCGCTGAGAAGCTCACAG GGGTTGCTCCAGACTCAGAatcagaagaggaggaggcacCAGATCCAGATGGGGAGACTTTGTCCATTGTGGCCAAATTCCAGCCCCTGGTCATGGAAACAATGACGAAGAGCAAGGATGGTTTCTTGGGA ATTTCTCACGTGGCTCTGTCTGGGCTGAGGAActggacagccccagcagcccctaTGAGTGTCCTGCTTGCCAGGCAGTTTAAAGCCTTTCTCCCTCCAAAGAATAATCTGGATCTTGGGGATCCGTGGTGGATAATTCCCAGTGAACTGAACATCTTCACTGGGTACCTCTCCAACAACAGGTTTTACCCTCCACCTCCCAAAGGCAAAGAG GTGATAATCCACAAGCTGCTGAGCATGTTCCACCCGCGGCCCTTCGTGAAGACGCGCTTTGCCCCGCAGGGAGCCGTGGCCTGCAtccaggccagcagcagcttctaCTACACCATAGCCTTCAG GATCCACGCTGAATTCCAGCTGAACGAGCCACCAAACTTCCCCTTCTGGTTTTCCCCGGGGCAGTTCACGGGTTACATTGTCCTGTCCAAGGACTCTTCCCACGTCAGGGACTTCAGGCTCTTTGTCCCTAACAACAG GTCCCTGAACGTGGACATGGAGTGGCTGTACGGGGCAAGTGAGAGCAGCAACATGGAAGTGGACATTGGATACCTGCCCCAG ATGGAGCTGGAATCCACAGGGCCCTCGGTCCCCACCGTGATCCACGATGAGAATGGGAATGTCATCGACAGCAGGGAGCCCTCAGGGGAGCCCATCCAGTTTGTGTTTGAGGACAtcacctggcagcaggagatcccctggcaggaggcagcccACAGGCTGGAGGTGGCCATGTATCCATTCAAGAAG GTCTCCTACCTGCCCTTCACAGAAGCCTTTGAGAGAGCACAAGCAGAGAAGAAGCTGGTGCACTCCATCCTGCTGTGGGGTGCCCTGGATGACCAGTCCTGCTGAG GTTCGGGGCGAACTCTCCGGGAGACCGTCCTGGAAAGTTCGCCCATCCTTGCCCTGCTCAACGAGAGCTTCATCAGCAGCTGGTCCCTggtgaaggagctggaggagctgcag AGCAACAGAGAGAATGAGTTCTACAGCAAACTGGCCGAGCTGCACCTGGAGAAATACAACTTCCCTGTGGAGATGATCATCTGCCTCCCCAACGGCACGGTG GTTCACCATATCAATGCCAACTATTTCCTGGACGTTACTTCTATGAAGCCTGAAGATGTTGAAAGCAGCATCTTTAGTTTCTCAACCAACTTTGAAGACCCTTCAACTGCAACTTACCTCCAGTTCCTGAAGgaagggctgcacagagcaaagcCATACCTGCAGCCCTAA